In Candidatus Cohnella colombiensis, one DNA window encodes the following:
- a CDS encoding extracellular solute-binding protein — protein MKKKWLSIVTTTLLTTSLLAGCGSNSNNNAASQSPSQSTAPTESASPVAKDPVTIKFLGWEKPEVYQPAIDAFQAANSDIIVEYVPVVENDSNETIKKIDLMYATNDAFDVFTLNSAPTFAQRAANGMLEALDDYLTKEGVKYEDEYKAEQQKFESKRYSLPGKFGPWFILLNKDKLDAANLTVPTSWTWDEFRDYAKKLTSGDGATKTYGAHFHTWKDFFLLNLYSGSSDQGIMKDDGVNLNNDNPLMKKSLELRYEMEKTDKSATPYQDVITQKIPYRDQYFQGKGVMLPTGPWMVAEAGGTEKIPATFVSAFAPWPTNNKGDEIYSYGGADPLVISSKSAHKEESYRFIRFLSTEGMALTKQLSAWKKADIANEVDQIVSSTLSPDKIDKASLINTLSVTKLPVPPNTVSYAGDLETAYIAEAEKYMLGVSDVDTTLADIKTNLQKIIDANK, from the coding sequence ATGAAGAAAAAATGGTTGTCGATCGTAACAACTACGCTCTTAACAACTAGCTTGTTAGCTGGATGTGGAAGCAATTCGAACAACAATGCAGCATCACAAAGCCCTAGTCAAAGTACTGCACCAACTGAAAGCGCATCCCCGGTTGCTAAAGATCCTGTAACAATTAAGTTTCTTGGTTGGGAAAAGCCAGAAGTATATCAACCTGCAATTGATGCATTCCAAGCAGCGAATTCTGATATCATTGTTGAATATGTACCTGTTGTAGAGAATGATTCCAATGAGACGATCAAGAAGATCGACTTGATGTATGCTACCAATGATGCATTCGACGTATTTACACTAAACTCTGCACCGACGTTTGCACAAAGAGCAGCGAACGGAATGTTGGAGGCGCTTGACGACTATCTTACTAAAGAAGGCGTTAAGTACGAAGATGAGTACAAAGCAGAGCAACAGAAGTTCGAAAGCAAACGCTACTCATTGCCTGGTAAGTTCGGTCCTTGGTTCATTTTGCTTAACAAAGATAAGTTAGACGCAGCGAATCTTACAGTTCCAACTAGCTGGACATGGGATGAATTTAGAGATTATGCTAAGAAACTTACTTCGGGAGACGGCGCTACTAAAACTTATGGTGCACACTTCCACACATGGAAAGACTTCTTCTTATTAAACCTTTACAGCGGATCAAGCGATCAAGGGATCATGAAGGATGACGGTGTTAACCTTAACAATGATAACCCATTAATGAAAAAATCGCTCGAGTTGCGTTACGAGATGGAAAAAACAGATAAGTCCGCAACGCCTTATCAAGATGTAATTACGCAAAAGATTCCTTATCGTGATCAGTATTTCCAAGGTAAAGGCGTAATGTTGCCAACTGGTCCTTGGATGGTTGCTGAAGCTGGTGGAACAGAAAAAATTCCAGCAACATTCGTATCTGCATTCGCACCATGGCCTACGAACAACAAAGGTGACGAAATCTATTCCTATGGTGGCGCTGATCCACTAGTTATTTCATCTAAATCTGCGCACAAGGAAGAATCCTACCGATTCATCCGCTTCCTGTCCACAGAAGGAATGGCGTTGACGAAGCAACTATCTGCTTGGAAGAAAGCTGACATTGCTAATGAAGTTGATCAAATCGTATCATCAACGTTATCCCCAGATAAAATTGATAAAGCTTCTTTGATTAATACATTAAGCGTAACTAAGCTTCCAGTACCTCCTAACACCGTGTCTTATGCAGGTGACTTGGAAACTGCATATATTGCAGAAGCAGAAAAGTATATGCTGGGTGTATCTGATGTTGATACAACTTTGGCAGATATTAAAACGAATCTTCAAAAGATTATTGATGCTAATAAGTAA
- a CDS encoding sensor histidine kinase, which yields MRFPLLGWRQKLILTSLLCLVLPSVITLIVTGLYTKGELINKAITKAEQSLEVAELYESNIMKDMINAFNSIQYDSEMITQLRIGLKKYQGNNSKKIDFFSFKAIAERLDRITFFGGQTYVTILLPGGLYFSNYSTYNNSLAFMYEEPWFKELSTEPMNTTRWLGVQKNYIHNDADRSPNLVTIVRTFKLSNSTPNAYIILSKPEEQFRQIFAKYAADQTMMLLDADGKIISHTNSERVGQVFQEKRPSPDSHEVVTLNGTNYIAVTHPLSYADWSMLSLTRYESVTNKVGVWFNSVVGLQVVFFLLFAIVLLYFLNQWTKPIMKLARTASKVEKGFLEERSHVKGSDEVGHLGFAFDRMIDRFVEMIKQIEMEQNRKRIVELELLQAQVNPHFLFNTLNSIRLKAIMKGENEIGEIIGSLSTLLRMTINRNNEFIPLHEEADTVKHYMQLMNYRHHEGVELTVNLASDTLLEAIPRFTLQPLVENAYIHGLRQKQGEISISAWKQDDYLMIEIKDNGIGMTEDRIQEIMNGAPISGIGLKNVNERLKIIYGAPFAMNLISPPGEGLSIVLRIPLEGKEEKGNVSSDSGR from the coding sequence ATGAGATTTCCTTTATTAGGATGGAGACAGAAGCTCATACTTACATCACTTCTATGTCTCGTTCTTCCTTCAGTGATTACACTCATTGTGACGGGACTTTATACAAAGGGTGAGCTCATAAACAAAGCGATCACCAAGGCAGAGCAATCGCTAGAAGTGGCGGAGCTATATGAATCTAATATTATGAAGGACATGATCAATGCCTTTAATTCCATTCAATATGACAGTGAAATGATCACACAGCTTAGAATTGGTTTGAAAAAATATCAAGGCAACAATTCAAAAAAGATCGATTTTTTTTCCTTTAAAGCAATTGCGGAGAGATTAGATCGCATTACCTTCTTTGGTGGCCAGACGTATGTGACAATTTTGCTTCCAGGAGGGTTATATTTCTCCAACTATTCAACATACAACAACAGTCTTGCCTTTATGTATGAAGAGCCTTGGTTTAAGGAATTAAGTACAGAACCGATGAATACGACGCGGTGGTTAGGTGTTCAAAAAAACTATATTCATAATGATGCGGATCGTTCACCTAATCTCGTTACGATTGTTCGCACGTTTAAGTTAAGTAACAGTACTCCTAATGCTTATATCATCTTAAGCAAGCCAGAAGAGCAATTTCGCCAAATTTTCGCCAAATATGCAGCTGATCAAACGATGATGCTACTGGATGCAGATGGTAAGATCATTTCACATACGAATAGCGAACGGGTAGGTCAAGTATTTCAAGAGAAACGACCATCGCCAGATTCACATGAAGTTGTCACTTTGAATGGAACCAACTACATTGCGGTGACGCACCCACTTTCCTATGCGGATTGGAGCATGCTGAGCTTAACTCGATATGAAAGCGTCACCAACAAAGTTGGAGTTTGGTTTAATTCTGTGGTAGGGTTGCAAGTGGTATTCTTCCTATTGTTTGCGATTGTTCTCCTTTACTTTTTGAATCAATGGACGAAGCCGATAATGAAGCTTGCAAGAACGGCATCCAAAGTAGAAAAGGGATTTCTGGAAGAACGATCACATGTGAAGGGCAGTGACGAGGTCGGACACTTGGGTTTTGCTTTTGATCGTATGATCGATCGCTTCGTAGAGATGATCAAACAGATTGAAATGGAACAAAATCGCAAACGAATCGTCGAGTTGGAATTGCTACAAGCACAAGTTAATCCCCATTTTCTTTTCAATACGCTGAACTCAATTCGCTTGAAGGCTATTATGAAAGGTGAGAACGAAATAGGGGAGATAATCGGTTCACTCTCTACACTTCTCAGAATGACCATTAATCGGAATAACGAGTTTATACCGCTTCATGAAGAAGCGGATACGGTGAAACATTATATGCAACTCATGAATTACAGGCATCATGAGGGCGTTGAACTAACGGTAAATTTGGCATCAGATACACTTCTTGAAGCAATCCCTAGATTTACATTGCAGCCGCTCGTAGAGAATGCTTATATCCACGGTCTTCGTCAAAAGCAAGGGGAGATCTCAATCTCTGCTTGGAAACAAGATGATTATCTGATGATTGAGATTAAAGATAACGGGATTGGGATGACGGAGGATCGGATTCAGGAAATTATGAATGGAGCGCCGATCTCGGGGATCGGATTAAAAAATGTAAATGAACGGTTGAAGATCATCTATGGTGCTCCTTTTGCAATGAATTTAATAAGTCCTCCTGGTGAGGGTTTATCGATCGTATTAAGGATACCGTTGGAGGGTAAGGAGGAGAAAGGCAATGTATCGAGCGATAGTGGTCGATGA
- a CDS encoding response regulator has translation MYRAIVVDDDVAVLEFLERLIPWNEMGFELPSVYTNALDAIKEGDEAYPDLVITDIGMPEMNGLTFIRKLKADSPDTRYVILSCHDEFQYAQQAVQLGVQEYILKETLNVDNIVSIVKRVKHLLDHDHDQRQEVKRLHDQAKDTRSVRKEKWLRSLLSDPLGDDQSLLKQLQEYGLNPKLGHFIPVLWRMHSFQSAMFRYKKEDIVKFIVENAAEELLNDEPDVLFFSYSAQEFCLFYAFKKDLTTNPYDKLVRVSQMLQKAFSKYLKLEFSVIVGEMATHRAALKQHLSDLLIMADQFFYSDVPVIVKARELNIERTEEDLFLHYSDYAERFNRLLIDENRGIVEAVDSFIQFIKSNRFQTSTVKQFIWKLVLDMQLKLKFSIEYDKEKVQQTIGQMININEIRAWLIQFMNDAVVKAEKISKNSKKTEIIDAQKYVQIHLDRKITLEEVADLLHLNPSYFSRLYKKETGENFIEFVTRLKMEKAKELIVDSDRTVEKVALMLGYDNKSYFVKLFKQHFGVSPSRFV, from the coding sequence ATGTATCGAGCGATAGTGGTCGATGATGATGTAGCGGTGTTAGAGTTTTTGGAACGGCTCATTCCTTGGAATGAAATGGGATTCGAACTTCCTAGTGTTTACACGAATGCTCTCGATGCTATCAAGGAGGGTGATGAAGCCTACCCCGATCTTGTGATTACCGACATTGGAATGCCAGAGATGAACGGTCTAACCTTTATCCGTAAGCTTAAGGCTGATTCTCCTGATACTCGTTATGTTATTCTATCTTGCCATGATGAATTCCAATACGCTCAGCAAGCCGTACAGCTTGGAGTGCAGGAATATATTCTTAAGGAAACACTGAACGTCGACAATATTGTAAGTATCGTTAAGCGGGTGAAACATTTGCTTGATCATGACCATGATCAACGGCAAGAAGTTAAGCGACTTCATGACCAAGCAAAGGATACCAGATCAGTGAGAAAGGAAAAATGGCTCCGAAGCTTATTGTCCGATCCGTTAGGCGATGACCAATCGTTGCTGAAGCAGCTTCAGGAGTATGGCCTTAATCCCAAATTGGGTCATTTCATTCCAGTACTATGGCGGATGCATAGCTTCCAATCTGCAATGTTTCGCTACAAGAAGGAGGACATCGTTAAATTCATCGTCGAGAATGCCGCTGAAGAGCTTTTGAACGATGAACCAGATGTGTTGTTTTTCAGTTATTCGGCACAGGAATTTTGCTTATTTTATGCGTTCAAAAAGGACTTAACAACGAATCCATATGATAAGCTCGTTCGCGTTTCGCAGATGCTGCAAAAAGCGTTTTCAAAATATTTGAAGCTAGAGTTTTCCGTTATTGTTGGTGAAATGGCGACCCATAGAGCAGCGTTGAAGCAACATTTGTCAGATCTTCTCATCATGGCCGATCAATTTTTCTATAGCGATGTTCCGGTTATTGTAAAGGCGAGAGAACTTAACATTGAGAGAACAGAAGAGGACCTCTTCTTGCATTATTCTGATTATGCTGAGCGGTTTAATCGTTTGCTGATTGATGAGAATCGGGGGATCGTGGAAGCCGTTGATTCGTTCATCCAATTTATTAAGAGCAACAGATTTCAGACCTCAACTGTCAAACAATTTATATGGAAGCTCGTTTTGGATATGCAGTTGAAATTAAAATTTAGTATCGAGTATGACAAAGAAAAAGTACAACAGACAATTGGACAGATGATCAACATTAACGAGATTAGAGCTTGGCTTATTCAGTTTATGAATGATGCTGTCGTCAAAGCGGAGAAAATTTCGAAGAACAGCAAGAAAACAGAAATCATTGATGCTCAAAAGTATGTGCAGATCCATTTAGATCGGAAAATAACATTAGAAGAGGTAGCCGATCTCCTCCATCTAAATCCAAGTTATTTCAGCCGATTATATAAGAAGGAAACGGGTGAAAACTTCATTGAATTTGTCACTCGTTTGAAGATGGAGAAAGCTAAGGAGTTAATCGTTGATTCTGATCGCACAGTCGAGAAGGTTGCTCTAATGCTTGGATACGATAATAAGAGCTATTTTGTTAAGCTATTCAAACAGCATTTTGGAGTTTCACCAAGTCGATTCGTATAA
- a CDS encoding VanW family protein: MNLIKLLPFVSLMLLAPSNLDLFIHHEGQAIMKFVRSDFEMLALPIIDEEKLQSVVQQLERKVYRMPKDAVIGQRGEIVPETLGSKLDRQKLVSRMEAFFYEGDTSVIETPMSPVYPKVDGELLAFIREKRIGSYVTYFNSRNRNRTHNIELAANAINNTVIFQGEQFSFNKVVGIRTSAKGYTRAPVIVRGELSEDIGGGICQVSSTLFNAIDRAGLRIIHRYSHSRSISYVPSGRDATVSWGGPDFVFQNVYDQPILIRASTGNGAMYVTIYSSEVIDFTPREVPGTTRELPDEVELQSSETGRSQPGRP; this comes from the coding sequence ATGAATTTGATTAAGCTTTTACCTTTTGTTAGTTTGATGCTGTTAGCGCCCTCCAATCTGGACTTGTTCATTCACCATGAAGGACAGGCAATAATGAAGTTTGTGCGATCGGATTTCGAAATGCTTGCTTTGCCTATCATCGATGAGGAAAAGCTTCAAAGTGTTGTACAGCAGCTTGAACGTAAAGTTTATAGGATGCCGAAGGATGCGGTCATTGGACAGCGCGGTGAAATTGTACCTGAGACATTAGGAAGTAAGCTCGATAGACAAAAGCTTGTAAGCCGTATGGAAGCATTCTTTTATGAAGGTGATACATCTGTAATTGAAACGCCCATGTCTCCTGTATATCCTAAGGTGGATGGAGAATTGCTGGCTTTTATTCGCGAGAAGAGAATCGGCAGCTATGTGACATACTTTAATTCGCGCAATCGCAATCGTACCCACAATATCGAATTGGCTGCAAATGCGATCAACAATACGGTTATATTTCAAGGGGAGCAATTTTCCTTTAACAAGGTTGTTGGAATACGCACAAGTGCGAAGGGCTACACACGGGCGCCGGTCATCGTTAGAGGGGAGCTGTCAGAAGATATAGGGGGAGGGATTTGTCAGGTATCGTCTACATTATTCAACGCAATAGACAGGGCTGGGCTACGCATCATTCACCGCTATTCTCATAGTAGAAGCATATCGTATGTGCCTTCAGGCAGAGATGCAACTGTCAGTTGGGGCGGACCGGATTTTGTGTTTCAAAATGTGTATGATCAACCGATCCTAATTCGAGCGTCTACGGGTAATGGAGCAATGTACGTCACCATCTATTCATCAGAGGTCATTGATTTCACACCTCGAGAAGTACCTGGCACGACGAGGGAATTGCCAGATGAGGTTGAGTTACAATCGAGCGAGACCGGGCGTTCGCAGCCCGGTAGACCCTAG
- a CDS encoding LacI family DNA-binding transcriptional regulator: MANNIRDIAKLAGVSVTTVSKVINNLPNVSPSTRARVQQVIQDQQFIPSHTARGLVKGKSKTIGMFLTTSLAHPFFSKVVVGLESALKKTGYDLLYLTLDWNPEYSLVRHCLSRNVEGVLIFGFQENDLNFEEIIQSEIPTVFIDLDMMGRRAGYVTSENVESIKNAVYYLHELKHRKIAFVNGHLDSYVGKQRFEGYRRGIQELGLPYFAEYISIGDFTKESGYAAMKGFMQLEEPPTAVVCSSDMIAIGVIEAAGEAGLSIPQDLSVIGFDDIELAKHTIPALTTVHQDFDTIGNQSILLLNDLINTPHSPPPALIIPTKFVIRKSCAECTR; this comes from the coding sequence ATGGCAAACAACATTCGCGATATTGCAAAGCTGGCAGGCGTATCTGTCACAACCGTTTCTAAAGTAATCAACAACCTGCCAAATGTTAGCCCATCAACAAGAGCCCGCGTTCAACAGGTTATCCAGGATCAACAGTTCATCCCAAGCCATACCGCACGGGGATTAGTCAAAGGTAAATCGAAAACGATCGGAATGTTTCTTACGACTAGCTTAGCTCATCCCTTCTTCTCCAAAGTCGTTGTCGGACTTGAGAGCGCTTTGAAAAAAACAGGATATGATCTACTTTACCTCACGCTTGATTGGAACCCAGAATACAGTCTCGTACGCCATTGCTTAAGCCGTAATGTGGAGGGTGTCCTCATCTTCGGGTTTCAAGAGAATGATTTGAATTTCGAGGAAATCATTCAATCCGAGATTCCTACAGTTTTTATAGATTTGGACATGATGGGACGTCGCGCAGGCTACGTCACCTCCGAGAACGTGGAGAGCATCAAGAATGCAGTCTATTATTTGCATGAATTAAAGCACCGTAAAATTGCGTTTGTAAATGGCCATCTCGATTCTTACGTTGGAAAACAGCGGTTCGAAGGCTATCGACGGGGAATTCAAGAATTGGGCTTGCCTTACTTTGCGGAATACATTTCAATCGGGGATTTCACAAAAGAATCGGGATATGCTGCGATGAAAGGGTTCATGCAGCTCGAAGAACCTCCTACCGCAGTCGTCTGTTCCTCGGATATGATTGCGATCGGTGTTATCGAAGCGGCTGGTGAGGCCGGTTTGTCGATACCTCAAGATCTGTCCGTGATCGGATTTGATGACATTGAGCTTGCAAAGCATACGATACCCGCGCTCACAACGGTCCATCAAGATTTCGATACGATCGGAAATCAATCCATCTTATTGTTGAATGACTTAATCAATACTCCACACTCACCTCCGCCAGCACTAATCATACCTACAAAATTCGTCATTCGAAAGTCTTGCGCGGAATGTACGAGATAG